In Hoeflea ulvae, one genomic interval encodes:
- a CDS encoding M20 family metallopeptidase, translating into MSLNPSVRIGADDLNLPAFLGELRAWVGIESPTADTPAVNRMVDHVEALTRQAGLSVSRTPGRLGRGDLLTVRHGPPPAPDRKGVLVLAHLDTVHPIGTLAGALPWKEDAARIFGPGIYDMKSGALMALEALKLARAAGQGPQHPVTILYVSDEEMGSRASRQTIEQEADNALCVLVVEPARDGGKIVTARRGSAIYDITIKGRAAHAGTRPQDGRSAIRAAARLVLELEALNDPAAGIGVSVGTINGGTTRNTIPAECRMQVDVRLPDAAATGVIIPKIEALRVADPDIEIEIEGGVTRPAYASSQAGERLFSHAADYARMLGYELEAMTSGGGSDGNFTAALGIPTLDGLGPDGEGAHTLVECIFPCSVAARTALLANLMLDPGF; encoded by the coding sequence TTGAGCCTAAATCCTTCCGTCCGAATCGGCGCAGACGACCTGAATCTGCCGGCGTTTCTGGGCGAGCTGCGCGCTTGGGTCGGGATTGAAAGCCCGACAGCAGACACTCCGGCCGTCAACAGGATGGTCGACCATGTCGAGGCGCTGACGCGGCAGGCAGGACTGTCGGTGTCACGCACGCCAGGGCGTCTTGGCCGCGGCGATCTTCTGACCGTGCGTCACGGCCCGCCACCCGCCCCCGACCGCAAGGGAGTTCTGGTGCTGGCTCATCTCGATACCGTCCACCCGATCGGTACGCTGGCCGGCGCCTTGCCGTGGAAAGAAGACGCCGCACGGATTTTCGGGCCCGGAATCTATGACATGAAATCCGGGGCGCTGATGGCGCTGGAAGCGCTCAAGCTTGCCCGTGCCGCGGGGCAGGGACCACAACATCCGGTGACAATCCTTTATGTTTCCGACGAGGAAATGGGAAGCCGTGCCTCCCGCCAGACGATTGAGCAGGAGGCCGACAACGCGCTGTGCGTGCTCGTTGTCGAACCCGCCCGTGACGGCGGCAAGATCGTTACCGCACGCCGCGGTTCGGCGATCTACGACATCACCATCAAGGGGCGCGCCGCCCATGCAGGCACCCGGCCGCAGGACGGGCGCAGCGCCATCCGTGCGGCGGCGCGGCTGGTGCTGGAGCTCGAAGCCCTCAACGATCCGGCCGCCGGTATTGGCGTTTCGGTGGGCACCATCAACGGCGGTACCACCCGCAACACCATTCCCGCCGAGTGCCGCATGCAAGTGGATGTGCGCCTGCCGGACGCAGCTGCCACCGGCGTGATCATTCCGAAGATCGAGGCGCTCAGGGTCGCCGATCCCGACATCGAAATTGAGATCGAAGGCGGTGTCACCCGCCCTGCCTATGCGTCCTCGCAAGCTGGAGAGCGGCTCTTCAGCCATGCCGCAGACTATGCCCGGATGCTCGGCTACGAGCTGGAGGCGATGACCAGCGGCGGTGGGTCTGACGGCAATTTTACCGCCGCACTCGGCATTCCGACACTGGACGGGCTCGGTCCGGACGGGGAAGGCGCACACACATTGGTCGAATGCATATTCCCTTGCTCCGTCGCCGCGCGCACGGCCCTACTCGCCAATCTCATGCTTGATCCCGGCTTCTGA
- a CDS encoding efflux RND transporter permease subunit, translating into MARFFIDRPIFAWVIAIIIMGAGVLSIQILPIAQYPQIAPPTISINASYPGASAQTIANTVTQVIEQRLTGLDGLRYFSSSSTSAGTASITLTFETGIDPDIAQVQVQNKLSQATSLLPETVQRQGVTVQKSSASFMMVIGLISEDGALDQTDLSDYLNTNLVDEFSRLEGVGEVQVFGAKYAMRIWLDPVKLAAYGLAPSDVLNAVSTENAQISAGAFGTLPSVEGQQLNATITAQSLLTTPEDFEGIVVRAATDGGLVLLKDVARVEIGSENYSTIARYNGNPATGMAIRLAAGANALDTAELVKSKIEEASAFFPEGVSYVVPYDTTPFVEISIEEVVKTLIEAIVLVFFVMLVFLQNFRATLIPTLAVPVVLLGTFGILALFGFSINTLTMLGMVLAIGLLVDDAIVVVENVERIMEEEGLSPREATRKSMGQITGALIGIALVLSAVYVPMAFFGGSTGVIYQQFSITIVSAMALSVLVALTLTPALCATLLTAKSAHHEKKGPAGWFNRNFDRITGGYGSTVGWIVRRPFRVGVIYLALVGLMAWSFIQTPTAFLPDEDQGILLALIQAPTGATAGRTQKVLEQVENHFLVNEKDNVESVFGVVGFSFSGQGQNMGLAFVRLKDWSERTEPGQSAQAIAGRAFPAFMGIKDAMAFPIVPPSVPELGIMSGFDFYLEARNGQSHEELLAARNQLLGMAAQSPLIASARPSGLEDASQYHLDIDWRAAGAMGVNATNVAQLLQVAWAGTYVNDFIDRDRIKRVYIQGEADARALPSDISKWKVRNASGGLVPFANFAEGSWTFGPQGLNRYNAVNSMQVQGSPAAGVTTGEAMAEIEQLAAQLPGFGVSWTGLSLEERESGNQAPLLYALSLAAVFLCLAALYESWSIPFAVMLAMPVGILGALLWTLFGGYQNGVFFQVGLLTVVGLTGKNAILIVEFARERYEAGEPLFDAVREAAQQRFRPIIMTSMAFSLGVLPLVISTGAGSGGRNAIGTSVLGGTISGTVLGILFVPLFFVLVTRRRKSKQEEVKAPTEV; encoded by the coding sequence ATGGCACGCTTTTTTATCGACAGGCCGATTTTTGCCTGGGTGATCGCGATCATCATCATGGGGGCAGGTGTGCTCTCCATCCAGATCCTGCCGATCGCGCAATATCCGCAGATCGCGCCGCCGACGATCTCGATCAATGCCAGCTATCCCGGCGCTTCGGCCCAGACCATCGCCAACACGGTGACGCAGGTCATCGAGCAGCGGCTGACCGGACTTGACGGGCTGCGCTATTTCTCGTCGAGTTCGACCTCGGCAGGAACCGCGTCGATCACGCTCACCTTCGAGACAGGCATCGATCCCGACATCGCCCAGGTCCAGGTGCAGAACAAGCTGTCGCAAGCCACATCGCTGTTGCCCGAAACGGTGCAGCGCCAAGGTGTGACGGTGCAGAAATCCTCGGCCAGCTTCATGATGGTGATCGGCCTGATTTCGGAGGATGGCGCGCTCGACCAGACCGACCTTTCCGACTATCTCAACACCAATCTGGTCGACGAGTTCAGCCGCCTCGAGGGTGTCGGCGAAGTCCAGGTGTTCGGCGCCAAATACGCCATGCGCATCTGGCTCGACCCGGTCAAGCTTGCGGCCTACGGCCTGGCGCCAAGCGATGTGCTGAACGCGGTTTCGACTGAGAATGCGCAGATTTCCGCCGGCGCCTTCGGCACCTTGCCGTCGGTTGAAGGCCAGCAGCTCAATGCCACCATCACCGCGCAGTCGCTGTTGACGACGCCGGAGGATTTCGAGGGTATCGTGGTCCGCGCCGCAACCGATGGCGGCCTCGTGCTGCTCAAGGATGTGGCCCGCGTCGAAATCGGATCCGAAAACTATTCCACGATTGCGCGCTACAACGGCAATCCGGCCACCGGCATGGCCATCCGCCTTGCCGCCGGCGCCAATGCGCTTGATACCGCTGAACTGGTGAAATCGAAGATCGAGGAGGCCTCGGCCTTCTTCCCCGAAGGCGTGTCCTATGTCGTGCCCTACGACACCACGCCCTTTGTCGAGATCTCGATCGAGGAAGTGGTCAAGACGCTGATCGAGGCCATCGTGCTGGTCTTCTTCGTCATGCTGGTCTTCCTGCAGAATTTCCGCGCCACGCTGATCCCGACGCTGGCCGTGCCGGTGGTGCTGCTGGGAACCTTCGGCATTCTGGCGCTGTTCGGATTCTCCATCAACACGCTGACCATGCTGGGCATGGTGCTGGCCATCGGACTTCTGGTCGATGACGCCATCGTGGTTGTGGAAAATGTCGAGCGCATCATGGAGGAAGAAGGTCTCAGTCCGCGCGAGGCCACCCGCAAATCGATGGGCCAGATCACCGGCGCCCTGATCGGCATCGCGCTGGTGCTGTCGGCGGTGTATGTGCCCATGGCCTTCTTCGGCGGCTCCACCGGCGTCATCTATCAGCAGTTCTCGATCACCATCGTGTCGGCCATGGCGCTCTCCGTGCTGGTTGCCCTGACGCTGACGCCTGCGCTGTGCGCGACGCTGCTGACGGCCAAGTCGGCGCACCATGAAAAGAAGGGGCCTGCCGGCTGGTTCAACCGCAATTTCGACCGGATCACCGGCGGCTATGGCAGCACAGTGGGCTGGATCGTCCGCCGCCCGTTCCGCGTCGGCGTGATCTACCTGGCGCTTGTCGGCCTGATGGCCTGGAGCTTCATCCAGACACCGACCGCCTTTCTGCCCGACGAGGACCAGGGCATCCTGCTGGCGCTGATCCAGGCGCCGACCGGCGCCACCGCCGGACGCACCCAGAAGGTTCTCGAACAGGTTGAAAACCACTTCCTGGTCAATGAGAAGGACAATGTCGAATCGGTGTTCGGCGTGGTCGGCTTCTCGTTCTCCGGTCAGGGCCAGAACATGGGTCTCGCCTTCGTACGCCTCAAAGACTGGTCGGAGCGGACAGAGCCGGGACAAAGCGCGCAGGCAATCGCCGGTCGCGCCTTCCCCGCCTTCATGGGCATCAAGGATGCGATGGCCTTCCCGATCGTGCCGCCATCTGTCCCCGAACTCGGCATCATGAGCGGCTTCGACTTCTACCTCGAGGCCCGCAACGGCCAATCGCACGAGGAATTGCTGGCTGCGCGCAACCAGCTGCTCGGCATGGCCGCGCAGAGCCCGCTGATTGCTTCGGCGCGGCCTTCCGGTCTCGAAGACGCCTCGCAATATCACCTCGACATCGACTGGCGCGCAGCCGGCGCAATGGGCGTCAACGCCACCAATGTCGCGCAGCTCCTGCAGGTCGCCTGGGCCGGAACCTATGTCAACGACTTCATCGACCGCGACCGGATCAAGCGCGTCTACATCCAGGGTGAGGCCGATGCGCGCGCCCTGCCCTCGGACATCTCGAAATGGAAGGTACGCAATGCCAGCGGCGGGCTGGTTCCATTTGCCAATTTCGCCGAAGGCAGCTGGACCTTCGGTCCGCAGGGCCTCAACCGCTACAATGCGGTCAACTCGATGCAGGTCCAGGGATCTCCCGCGGCCGGCGTGACCACCGGCGAAGCCATGGCCGAAATCGAACAGCTCGCCGCGCAGCTGCCCGGCTTCGGCGTATCCTGGACGGGATTGTCGCTGGAAGAGCGGGAATCGGGCAACCAGGCGCCCTTGCTCTATGCCCTGTCCCTGGCAGCCGTGTTCCTGTGTCTTGCCGCGCTCTATGAAAGCTGGTCGATCCCGTTTGCCGTCATGCTCGCCATGCCGGTGGGCATCCTCGGCGCGCTGTTGTGGACCCTTTTCGGCGGTTACCAGAACGGCGTGTTCTTCCAGGTGGGCCTGCTCACCGTCGTCGGCCTGACCGGCAAGAACGCGATTCTGATCGTGGAGTTCGCGCGTGAACGCTACGAGGCGGGAGAGCCTCTGTTCGATGCGGTGCGGGAGGCGGCACAACAGCGTTTCCGCCCGATCATCATGACCTCGATGGCCTTTTCCCTTGGCGTGTTGCCGCTGGTCATCAGCACCGGCGCCGGCTCCGGCGGCCGCAATGCCATCGGCACCAGCGTGCTTGGCGGAACCATCTCCGGCACGGTTCTCGGCATCCTGTTCGTGCCGCTGTTCTTCGTGCTGGTTACGCGCCGCCGCAAGTCCAAGCAGGAAGAGGTCAAGGCGCCGACCGAAGTCTGA
- a CDS encoding SDR family NAD(P)-dependent oxidoreductase: protein MTRPGQQPTSSDDRTAIVTGAATGFGKSIVETLLNEGIRVCAVDLDGAGLKAAQFDADRTILCELDLTDRIAVAAAIPAAIAELGHVDCLVNNAGGVVGRGQVPIEDIDLADWDAVLDVNLGGTFLMSRLVAPSMKAAGFGRIINITSGAGFRASRTGVQAYTTAKHALHGLTRQLAHELGPYGVTVNAVAPGLQPVSPGTRRQWESYSAEKQRDIIESIPLRSLGTAEDVADAVLFLGFGRSGYITGQILPVNGGSF, encoded by the coding sequence ATGACACGACCAGGTCAGCAGCCGACATCTTCCGATGATCGCACGGCGATCGTGACAGGTGCTGCGACCGGGTTCGGCAAGTCGATTGTCGAGACTTTGCTCAACGAGGGAATTCGCGTCTGCGCGGTGGATCTCGACGGCGCAGGCCTCAAGGCAGCGCAGTTTGACGCCGACCGCACCATTTTGTGCGAACTCGATCTTACCGACCGCATTGCCGTGGCTGCGGCCATTCCGGCCGCGATTGCCGAACTGGGTCATGTCGACTGCCTGGTCAACAATGCCGGCGGCGTCGTCGGCCGGGGCCAGGTGCCGATCGAGGATATCGATCTGGCGGACTGGGACGCGGTGCTCGATGTCAATCTCGGCGGCACGTTCCTGATGAGCCGGCTGGTCGCCCCGTCGATGAAGGCCGCAGGCTTCGGGCGGATCATCAACATCACCTCGGGCGCAGGATTTCGCGCCTCGCGCACCGGCGTTCAGGCCTATACCACCGCCAAACACGCCCTTCACGGGCTGACCCGCCAGCTTGCCCACGAACTCGGTCCCTATGGCGTGACCGTCAATGCCGTGGCGCCCGGCCTGCAGCCGGTCTCGCCCGGGACCCGCAGACAGTGGGAGAGCTACAGTGCTGAAAAACAGCGCGACATCATCGAAAGCATTCCGCTGCGCAGCCTGGGAACCGCCGAAGATGTGGCCGATGCTGTCCTGTTTCTCGGCTTCGGCAGATCGGGATACATCACCGGACAGATCCTGCCGGTCAACGGAGGGTCGTTCTGA
- a CDS encoding MmgE/PrpD family protein: MGMTTELQDAGVADGMARALAESAAGFRISQRPELLPLARSAILDAIGCLIAGARESAPLGLAAIAQTAGGACTVVGQGGGRTAPDAALVNATAAHALDFDDACTTALGHTSAVMVPALLAVAEAEDRSGADLVSAFVAGVEVQDRIGRVANPEHYAAGWHSTSTVCALGAAAGCAHLLGLGADGILAAISNCTSMIGGSRKQIGTPMKPIHAGLAARAAVEAALLARAGIAGDAEPLSGTWGMLRQFGANPDQKQVTDAMADLRIGDALAAGVLQLKRFPSCAATHKSLDGVLDLLSRGVDAQSVARLETWVPADLAGNLRFDRPQNVTQAQFSMAYCAARVLDTGELALSDLTAEAVARFATHDSLSRITMHSLPNGANAMGLPVRTRATLHSGEQIEVTVTDTRGSARNPLSAAEIQQKFVACCSFAGCDESEALRRFDLVQTLPEAARMGAFMVNL; this comes from the coding sequence ATGGGGATGACCACCGAACTTCAAGATGCCGGCGTCGCTGACGGCATGGCGCGGGCCCTGGCAGAGTCCGCCGCCGGCTTCCGGATCTCCCAGCGCCCGGAGCTGTTGCCGCTGGCGCGATCCGCCATTCTTGACGCCATCGGTTGCCTGATTGCGGGTGCGCGCGAAAGCGCTCCGCTGGGGCTTGCCGCCATCGCGCAGACAGCAGGCGGCGCCTGCACGGTTGTCGGCCAGGGCGGTGGACGCACGGCACCGGACGCAGCCCTTGTCAATGCCACGGCAGCCCATGCGCTGGATTTCGACGACGCCTGCACCACGGCGCTAGGCCACACTTCGGCCGTCATGGTTCCCGCCCTGCTGGCCGTTGCCGAGGCAGAAGACCGCTCGGGTGCAGACCTGGTCAGTGCCTTTGTCGCCGGCGTCGAGGTGCAGGACCGCATCGGCCGTGTGGCCAATCCCGAACATTATGCCGCCGGCTGGCACTCCACCTCGACCGTGTGCGCGCTTGGCGCGGCAGCGGGATGCGCGCATCTGCTGGGGCTGGGTGCCGACGGCATTCTTGCCGCGATCAGCAATTGCACAAGCATGATCGGCGGCAGCAGGAAACAGATCGGCACGCCGATGAAGCCGATCCATGCCGGTCTGGCGGCGCGCGCTGCGGTCGAGGCCGCATTGCTGGCGCGGGCCGGGATTGCAGGCGACGCCGAACCGCTATCCGGCACGTGGGGCATGCTCCGCCAGTTCGGCGCCAATCCGGATCAGAAACAGGTAACCGACGCTATGGCCGATCTGCGGATCGGCGATGCCCTGGCCGCGGGAGTGCTTCAACTCAAGCGGTTCCCGTCCTGCGCTGCCACCCACAAATCTCTCGACGGCGTGCTGGACCTGCTTTCACGCGGTGTCGACGCGCAGTCGGTCGCCCGTCTCGAAACCTGGGTTCCTGCCGATCTTGCCGGGAATCTTCGCTTTGACCGGCCGCAAAACGTGACCCAGGCACAGTTCAGCATGGCCTATTGCGCCGCGCGCGTGCTGGACACCGGGGAGCTGGCGTTGAGCGATCTGACCGCCGAAGCCGTGGCCCGGTTTGCCACCCATGACAGCCTGTCGCGCATCACCATGCACAGCCTGCCCAACGGGGCCAATGCTATGGGCCTTCCGGTGCGCACCCGGGCGACGCTGCACAGCGGCGAGCAGATCGAGGTCACCGTGACCGACACCCGCGGCAGCGCCAGAAATCCGCTGAGTGCTGCGGAAATCCAACAGAAATTTGTCGCGTGCTGCAGCTTTGCAGGCTGCGACGAAAGCGAGGCCCTCCGGCGGTTTGACCTGGTTCAGACGCTGCCGGAAGCCGCAAGAATGGGCGCCTTCATGGTCAATCTTTAG
- a CDS encoding ketopantoate reductase family protein, translating to MADQGTRTQHGRSALQPVVIWGSGAIGGTIGAVLANAGRKVVFVDASEEHVRRIREQGLHVEGPVTTLSCRGDAVTPDQMTGQWPLILLAVKAHHTEQATRQLLPFLSDDGAVVSCQNGLNEPMIGDIVGPQRTIGAFVNFLADYIEPGRILYGGRGAVVVGEIDGSCTARVAALHDMLRLFEPDAVLTDDIYGYLWGKSAYGTLLKASAIADASIVDYITGAAYRGVLLAMIREVLTTAQAEGIRPRPFNGFEPAVFLNGDAEAVAASLEALRQYNAASTKTHSGVWRDLVKRKRQTDVAAQLNPVRAIAARNAIPTPLLDRLIELVEDVESGRRAVGPQTFAALNEVVPCK from the coding sequence GTGGCTGATCAAGGTACCCGAACGCAGCACGGCCGGTCTGCATTGCAACCGGTGGTGATCTGGGGCAGCGGCGCAATCGGCGGCACAATCGGCGCAGTGCTGGCGAATGCCGGCCGCAAGGTTGTGTTTGTCGACGCCAGCGAGGAGCATGTGCGCCGCATTCGCGAGCAGGGACTGCATGTAGAAGGCCCTGTCACCACGCTTTCCTGCCGCGGCGATGCGGTCACACCCGACCAGATGACCGGCCAGTGGCCGCTGATACTTCTTGCCGTCAAGGCCCATCATACCGAACAGGCCACCCGGCAATTGCTGCCATTCCTCAGCGATGACGGTGCGGTTGTCTCCTGCCAGAACGGTCTGAACGAGCCGATGATTGGCGATATCGTTGGCCCGCAACGCACCATCGGCGCCTTCGTCAACTTTCTGGCCGACTATATCGAGCCGGGCCGCATCCTCTATGGCGGGCGCGGCGCGGTGGTGGTGGGCGAGATCGACGGCAGCTGTACAGCGCGTGTTGCGGCCCTGCATGACATGCTCAGGCTGTTCGAGCCCGACGCCGTGCTCACCGATGACATCTATGGCTATCTCTGGGGCAAGTCTGCCTATGGCACCTTGCTCAAGGCCTCGGCCATCGCCGACGCTTCCATTGTCGACTACATCACCGGTGCCGCCTATCGCGGCGTGTTGCTGGCGATGATCCGCGAAGTCTTGACCACCGCGCAAGCCGAGGGCATCCGGCCAAGACCCTTCAACGGCTTCGAGCCAGCGGTCTTTCTCAATGGCGATGCGGAAGCAGTTGCAGCTTCGCTGGAAGCCTTGCGCCAGTACAATGCTGCCTCGACAAAAACCCACAGCGGTGTCTGGCGCGACCTTGTGAAGCGCAAGCGCCAGACCGATGTCGCCGCGCAACTGAACCCGGTCCGCGCAATCGCAGCCCGCAATGCCATCCCCACGCCCCTGCTGGACCGGTTGATCGAACTGGTCGAAGATGTCGAGTCTGGCCGGCGCGCGGTCGGTCCCCAGACATTCGCAGCCCTCAATGAAGTTGTCCCATGCAAGTGA
- a CDS encoding GntR family transcriptional regulator, producing the protein MSATQLTDTTGQAAREQGVSELAEVRIRQGIVAGEFRPGEHLSERELCELTGVSRAAVREAIRTLASEGLITVVRFRGPIVTQLTEKEARNLYEMRALLESHCASLFVQRASDAQVAALNACVQDIGRGHADGDMLGVIDASRRFYEVLAEGADNGAISQALATLHNRMALFRFSSTRWPGRAERSMSELREIGEAVQARDAERAAEAARIHIERAAEMALLIIAEHQRALGTPRNPARGRR; encoded by the coding sequence GTGAGTGCCACGCAACTGACCGACACCACCGGACAAGCGGCGCGCGAACAGGGTGTGAGCGAGCTCGCAGAAGTCCGGATCCGGCAGGGAATCGTGGCGGGTGAATTCCGCCCCGGCGAGCATTTGAGCGAACGCGAGCTGTGCGAACTCACCGGCGTCAGCCGTGCCGCCGTGCGCGAGGCAATCCGCACCCTCGCCTCCGAGGGCCTGATCACCGTGGTGCGTTTTCGCGGACCGATCGTGACCCAGTTGACGGAAAAGGAAGCCCGCAATCTTTACGAGATGCGCGCACTGCTGGAGAGCCATTGCGCGTCGCTGTTCGTGCAGCGCGCCTCCGATGCGCAGGTCGCGGCGCTCAACGCCTGCGTCCAGGATATCGGGCGCGGCCATGCCGATGGCGACATGCTCGGCGTCATCGACGCCTCGCGCCGGTTCTATGAAGTGCTGGCAGAAGGTGCTGACAACGGCGCGATCAGCCAGGCTCTGGCAACCCTTCACAATCGCATGGCGCTGTTCCGCTTCTCGTCGACGCGCTGGCCGGGGCGGGCCGAGCGCAGCATGTCCGAGCTGCGCGAGATCGGCGAGGCCGTGCAGGCCCGCGATGCCGAGCGGGCCGCCGAGGCGGCACGCATTCACATCGAACGCGCCGCGGAAATGGCGCTGCTCATCATTGCGGAACACCAGCGCGCCCTGGGCACGCCCCGCAACCCGGCAAGGGGGCGCCGCTGA
- a CDS encoding M28 family metallopeptidase, with the protein MQVNSKFLSELVSGISADKMMEHLQEFSRWQKLAGSDGEARSLGYVRKVLDGYGLSTTLLMHDAFISLPQAAHVDFDGQRLTCITHSMALPTPPAGLTRPIVDLGDGSQAAFDAADVADAIVLIDGMATPEMALRSRKAGVAGQIHISPYEHLHEMCLSPIWGSPDTETVQNLPASSAVTISRDDGTALRARLAADTGLVATLHAKVDTGWRKTPILIADIDAGDAPDDAPYILFSGHHDTWYEGVMDNGSANATMMEIARCMAPLRQAMKRPLRLCFWSGHSQGRYSGSTWFADTHWHELERNCAVHVNVDSTGGEGNTLLSRAPAATELCALAREAIAAHSDQSHDGSRLARNSDQSFWGIGIPSLFGILSCKPADTVGVRNALGWWWHTPHDQIDHIDPALLLRDTRIYAHALARLVADPCLPFDLAAQAADLAATLAGIGLPAGQDQQLNSLLAEAGALQAELTAFQVQQPETEEACVRRDRTLMRVSRQMVPLDYTTGDRHRHDPSLPLPKWPSLEPLRRLAQETPGTDAFLLRQGPAMRAANRILSGLRAARAELAAAGSGGSVA; encoded by the coding sequence ATGCAAGTGAACTCAAAATTCCTGTCCGAGCTGGTCTCGGGCATTTCCGCCGACAAGATGATGGAGCATCTGCAAGAGTTCTCCCGCTGGCAGAAACTGGCCGGCAGTGACGGCGAGGCCCGCAGTCTTGGCTATGTCCGCAAGGTTCTCGATGGCTATGGGCTGAGCACGACCCTGCTGATGCATGACGCCTTCATCAGCCTGCCCCAGGCCGCCCATGTGGATTTCGACGGGCAACGTCTCACCTGCATCACCCATTCCATGGCCCTGCCGACCCCACCGGCCGGTCTCACCCGCCCGATCGTCGATCTCGGCGATGGTTCCCAGGCCGCGTTCGACGCGGCGGATGTGGCCGATGCGATTGTCCTGATCGACGGCATGGCGACACCGGAAATGGCCTTGCGCAGCCGCAAGGCTGGGGTCGCGGGGCAGATCCATATCAGCCCCTATGAGCATCTTCACGAGATGTGCCTGTCCCCGATCTGGGGCAGCCCCGACACAGAGACCGTGCAGAATCTGCCGGCCAGTTCCGCCGTCACCATTTCCCGGGACGACGGCACGGCGCTGCGCGCACGCCTGGCAGCCGACACCGGACTCGTCGCGACGCTCCACGCAAAGGTCGATACCGGCTGGCGCAAGACTCCCATTCTCATTGCCGATATTGACGCCGGCGACGCACCCGATGACGCGCCCTATATCCTGTTTTCGGGCCATCACGACACCTGGTACGAGGGTGTGATGGACAATGGCAGCGCCAATGCGACAATGATGGAAATCGCCCGCTGCATGGCGCCGCTGCGACAGGCGATGAAGCGCCCGCTGCGGCTGTGCTTCTGGTCCGGCCATTCACAGGGCCGTTATTCGGGATCGACCTGGTTTGCCGATACCCATTGGCACGAGCTGGAACGAAACTGCGCCGTGCATGTCAATGTCGATTCGACAGGTGGCGAAGGCAACACCCTGCTCAGCCGCGCCCCTGCCGCCACCGAGCTGTGCGCGCTGGCGCGAGAGGCGATTGCCGCGCATTCTGACCAGTCCCATGACGGCAGCCGCCTGGCGCGCAATTCGGACCAGTCCTTCTGGGGGATCGGCATCCCGTCCCTGTTCGGAATTCTCAGCTGCAAGCCGGCCGACACCGTTGGCGTGCGCAATGCGCTGGGCTGGTGGTGGCACACCCCACATGACCAGATCGACCACATCGACCCGGCGCTGTTGCTGCGCGACACGCGGATCTATGCCCATGCTCTGGCGCGCCTGGTTGCCGACCCCTGCCTTCCCTTCGACCTCGCCGCCCAGGCCGCGGACCTGGCCGCAACGCTCGCCGGGATCGGGCTCCCGGCAGGCCAGGATCAGCAATTGAACTCCCTGCTTGCCGAAGCTGGAGCACTGCAAGCTGAACTGACCGCGTTCCAGGTGCAACAGCCCGAAACGGAAGAAGCTTGTGTGCGCCGCGACCGCACGCTGATGCGGGTGTCGCGGCAGATGGTGCCGCTGGACTATACCACCGGCGACCGGCACCGCCACGACCCGTCCTTGCCATTGCCGAAATGGCCAAGCCTGGAACCGTTGCGCCGTCTTGCACAGGAAACGCCTGGCACGGATGCGTTCCTGCTGCGGCAGGGCCCCGCGATGCGCGCCGCCAACCGGATCCTGTCCGGCCTGCGCGCCGCCCGCGCCGAACTGGCCGCTGCCGGATCGGGAGGGTCTGTCGCTTGA